One Thalassotalea hakodatensis DNA segment encodes these proteins:
- the topA gene encoding type I DNA topoisomerase, whose amino-acid sequence MSKSLVIVESPAKAKTINKYLGKNFVVKSSVGHIRDLPTGSTGKKAATKSPAEVRKMSPEQKAKYKAKRDRQALVNRMGIDPDKDWKADYQILPGKEKVVSELQKLAANADTIYLATDLDREGEAIAWHLKEIIGGEDSKFKRVVFNEITENAIQQAFSAPSILSMPGVNAQQARRFLDRVVGFMVSPLLWKKVARGLSAGRVQSVAVKLVVEKEREIKAFNPKEYWEINAHTKTQQKEALVLGVTHHLGKTFSATNEQQAMQAVSVLENAPYQVAKREDKPSKSSPSAPFITSTLQQAASTRLGFGVKRTMSLAQRLYEAGHITYMRTDSTNLSKDAVEMCRDYVRKSFGDSYLPESPRTYGSKANAQEAHEAIRPSNVKLEAALLEGVDADCKKLYELIWRQFVACQMTAARYTVSTLTISAADYDLKAKGRVMQFDGWTKVHPQLSKGDKDTHLPDLAVGDNLTLEKLDPSQHFTKPPARFGEASLVKELEKRSIGRPSTYASIISTIQDRGYVRLEKKRFYAEKMGEIVTDSLSASFNNLMSYNFTAEMEKELDEIAEGKLPWKDVLDEFYINFTQQLQLADKPTDEGGMRANEPILTDIDCPTCGRKMGIRTASTGVFLGCSGYALPPKERCTTTMNLTPGEEAVSVLSEDQETDALRAMHRCPKCDTAMDSYLIDEKRKLHVCGNNPVCDGVELEQGTFKIKGYDGPVLECDRCQSDMELKNGRFGKYFDCTNSECKNTRKLLANGEAAPPKEDPVQLPELPCEKSDAHFVLRDGAAGIFLAASTFPKSRETRAPKVAELKRFRDRISPKFYYLADAPEKDADGNLAVVRYSRKNKSQYVMTEIDGKATGWTAIYQDGKWQETQAKKKATRKKK is encoded by the coding sequence ATGTCGAAATCTCTGGTAATTGTCGAATCACCGGCTAAAGCCAAGACAATTAACAAATACCTTGGAAAAAACTTCGTCGTAAAATCTAGCGTCGGTCATATTCGTGACCTTCCAACAGGTAGTACTGGGAAGAAAGCAGCCACTAAATCTCCGGCTGAAGTAAGAAAAATGTCTCCTGAACAAAAGGCCAAATATAAGGCGAAACGAGACCGTCAAGCATTAGTTAATCGCATGGGTATTGACCCAGATAAAGACTGGAAGGCTGATTATCAAATTCTTCCAGGTAAAGAAAAAGTAGTAAGTGAGTTACAGAAACTTGCTGCCAATGCCGATACTATCTATCTCGCAACCGATTTGGATCGCGAAGGAGAAGCGATTGCATGGCATTTAAAAGAGATTATTGGTGGCGAAGACAGTAAATTTAAACGCGTAGTGTTTAATGAAATCACTGAAAATGCTATCCAACAGGCTTTCTCTGCTCCCAGTATTTTAAGCATGCCAGGGGTTAACGCTCAACAAGCACGCCGCTTTTTAGATCGTGTTGTTGGCTTTATGGTTAGTCCACTACTTTGGAAGAAAGTCGCCCGTGGTTTATCTGCTGGTCGCGTACAATCTGTTGCTGTTAAACTTGTAGTGGAAAAAGAACGCGAGATAAAAGCTTTTAATCCTAAAGAATATTGGGAGATAAATGCTCACACTAAAACACAGCAAAAAGAAGCGCTGGTATTAGGCGTAACGCATCACTTAGGCAAAACGTTTAGTGCGACTAATGAACAACAAGCGATGCAAGCTGTTTCTGTACTTGAAAATGCTCCATATCAAGTGGCTAAACGTGAAGATAAACCATCGAAAAGTTCGCCTTCTGCACCTTTTATAACATCAACACTACAGCAAGCGGCAAGTACCCGTCTTGGTTTCGGTGTAAAACGCACTATGAGCCTAGCTCAACGGTTATATGAAGCAGGTCATATTACCTATATGCGTACAGATTCAACGAATTTGAGTAAAGATGCTGTTGAAATGTGTCGTGATTACGTACGTAAATCATTTGGTGATAGCTATTTACCAGAAAGTCCTCGTACATATGGCAGTAAAGCGAATGCTCAAGAGGCTCATGAAGCGATACGCCCATCAAATGTGAAGTTAGAAGCTGCATTATTAGAAGGCGTAGATGCTGATTGTAAAAAGCTATATGAATTAATTTGGCGTCAATTTGTCGCATGTCAAATGACCGCTGCACGTTATACCGTAAGTACGTTAACGATTTCAGCCGCAGATTATGACTTAAAAGCAAAAGGTCGCGTAATGCAGTTTGATGGTTGGACGAAAGTACACCCACAATTATCAAAAGGTGATAAAGACACACATTTACCTGATTTAGCTGTCGGTGATAACTTAACATTAGAAAAGTTAGACCCCAGTCAACATTTTACTAAGCCACCAGCTAGGTTTGGTGAAGCGTCGTTAGTTAAAGAGTTAGAGAAACGTTCTATTGGTCGTCCATCAACTTATGCCTCTATCATTTCTACTATACAAGATCGCGGCTATGTACGTTTAGAGAAGAAGCGTTTTTATGCCGAAAAAATGGGTGAAATTGTCACTGACAGCCTTTCAGCAAGTTTTAATAATTTAATGAGTTATAACTTTACGGCTGAAATGGAAAAAGAGCTTGATGAAATTGCCGAAGGTAAATTGCCCTGGAAAGATGTATTGGATGAGTTTTATATAAACTTTACCCAACAGTTACAGTTAGCTGATAAACCTACAGATGAAGGTGGTATGCGTGCTAATGAACCTATTTTAACGGATATTGACTGCCCAACCTGTGGTAGGAAAATGGGTATTAGAACGGCATCAACAGGGGTGTTTCTTGGATGTTCTGGCTATGCATTGCCGCCAAAAGAGCGTTGCACAACAACCATGAATTTAACGCCAGGTGAAGAAGCAGTTAGCGTGTTATCTGAAGATCAAGAAACAGATGCATTACGTGCGATGCATCGCTGTCCTAAGTGCGATACTGCAATGGATAGTTATTTGATTGATGAAAAACGTAAATTACACGTTTGTGGTAATAACCCGGTTTGTGATGGTGTGGAACTTGAGCAAGGTACGTTTAAAATTAAGGGATACGATGGTCCTGTTTTAGAATGTGACCGATGCCAAAGCGATATGGAATTAAAAAATGGTCGATTTGGCAAATATTTCGACTGTACCAATAGTGAATGTAAAAATACACGTAAACTATTAGCTAATGGTGAAGCTGCGCCACCTAAAGAAGACCCTGTGCAACTACCTGAGTTACCTTGTGAAAAGTCAGATGCTCATTTTGTATTACGCGATGGCGCAGCGGGTATCTTTTTAGCAGCGAGTACGTTCCCTAAATCAAGGGAAACTCGTGCGCCAAAAGTTGCAGAGCTAAAACGTTTTCGTGATCGTATTTCACCGAAGTTTTACTATTTAGCGGACGCACCTGAAAAAGATGCTGATGGTAACTTAGCCGTTGTGCGCTATAGTCGAAAAAATAAGTCGCAATATGTAATGACTGAAATCGACGGAAAAGCAACAGGGTGGACAGCGATATACCAAGACGGTAAATGGCAAGAAACTCAAGCGAAGAAAAAAGCGACGCGTAAGAAAAAATAA
- a CDS encoding arginase family protein, with product MTTHAAFLQKIQQSLCPPGNGVFTVNTAKERKEQLHKKLFGTTENIDQKWQESLEELSTASKAVVLGIASDCGGGILRGANWGPLFVRSALLEHHPESVSFDLGDVRVIPHLLHDKYLNEGTITNCRKALYNDEHSPLAVSPLTITEDVLHDFYAIYPEKGIFGIGGDHSNSYPLTKAYLQAKKKQGKRAAIIHFDAHTDLLVERLGIDLCFGSWCTHILKDLHDPSHLIQLGIRSSGKPKSHWESTFGVQQHWAHEIIERGVDAVLADIIAHLKAEKIEELYVSFDIDALDQSFAAATGTPEPDGLSPEQAINILTTLAEQFPVTGADMMEIAPFTDSTGQGSASAQTTLKHGADISAMLIEAMGR from the coding sequence ATGACAACGCATGCCGCATTTTTACAAAAGATACAACAAAGTTTATGTCCTCCAGGAAATGGAGTTTTCACGGTTAATACTGCAAAAGAGCGCAAAGAACAGCTCCACAAAAAACTCTTTGGTACGACCGAAAACATCGATCAAAAATGGCAAGAAAGTTTAGAAGAGCTTTCAACAGCAAGCAAAGCTGTTGTACTTGGCATTGCCTCTGATTGCGGTGGTGGTATTTTACGTGGAGCAAACTGGGGGCCATTATTTGTGCGCTCAGCATTACTTGAACATCACCCTGAGTCGGTTAGTTTTGATTTGGGGGATGTGCGCGTGATACCTCACCTGTTGCACGATAAATATTTAAATGAAGGGACTATTACCAATTGTCGTAAAGCGCTTTACAATGACGAACATAGCCCATTAGCGGTAAGTCCATTAACAATTACCGAAGATGTTTTACATGATTTTTACGCCATTTACCCTGAAAAAGGTATTTTTGGTATCGGTGGGGATCATTCAAACAGTTATCCATTAACCAAAGCTTATTTGCAAGCGAAGAAAAAACAAGGCAAACGTGCCGCTATTATTCACTTTGATGCACATACCGATTTACTCGTAGAAAGGCTTGGTATCGACTTATGTTTTGGTTCATGGTGTACCCATATCTTGAAAGACTTACACGATCCTAGCCACCTCATTCAATTAGGCATACGCTCTAGCGGCAAACCAAAGTCACATTGGGAATCAACCTTTGGCGTACAGCAACACTGGGCGCATGAAATAATCGAACGCGGTGTTGATGCTGTACTAGCTGATATTATTGCTCATCTTAAAGCTGAAAAAATAGAAGAACTTTACGTAAGTTTTGATATTGACGCATTAGATCAATCATTTGCAGCAGCGACAGGTACACCTGAACCTGATGGTTTATCACCGGAACAAGCCATTAACATATTAACAACGCTTGCTGAGCAATTTCCGGTTACGGGCGCAGATATGATGGAAATAGCGCCGTTTACCGACAGTACCGGACAAGGCAGTGCCAGTGCGCAAACAACCTTAAAACATGGCGCAGATATCTCTGCCATGCTTATTGAAGCAATGGGGCGATAA
- a CDS encoding Ig-like domain-containing protein has product MAVMRTFFYIISCIALIGCGGGDGGLSQDGPSDPTTPEPITISLSLSSTEEVSKDSPVDVIATVKQGNAPVSGKSVTFSLDLTDDEIAYFDGNGVSATNSDGIAKVTLYAGTSEGGGEISASLSTGEESEPIGFNSAGDGNVVTGPQVSEILLYASNQQLSSSGAQGVLLTAIAKNSNNVLLSGIDISFVSQPSGSILIPSSEDGVPSSTTNANGQATAILTTVGNPENRTIVVTASNGDISDDVNVYVVGTEVQLTGSSSLALDDASSFSINVLDSDSRGVADVEVALTLANTPTGGVASLELPASVTTDAQGKAFVNVTGRTGGTNAIIATALGATASKNVSVQADSFTFTRFNNGDGQYVDPSAGTDTPDVLLSDTATVTLDWNRSGAPVADGTKVEFSTTRGSLASSSGVIANGQVSASLTSSDAGKAIVTFTGTDDNVEISNQLEFEFIAETVERIVAQASPNSIGPDEQTSTISVVARDANGNLVKNKTIVFNLSDVTGGSIFPAEAVTDSNGSASTVYTSNTVSAQDGIEISATVKDQPSVTDTVTMTVADRELFIAVGTGNEIEDNDTTYTKRFVAFVTDADSNPVVGQKVTVSSVPDAYYKGRWVPFYVGGEFQVWTTAGESGAAHAASAHDRDTATYLQDTPPIRCNNEDINLDGILDPGEDTNNSGTLTPGNVISSLLTVTVEDDNTVPVEAVTDSEGKVLIDLVYAQSYGSWVDINLIVSAKVAGTESHVMTTYTLPNSADDVNDEDISPPTASIGMSGPFGEHFSCDGIQ; this is encoded by the coding sequence ATGGCAGTAATGAGAACCTTCTTTTATATCATTAGTTGCATAGCTTTAATTGGCTGTGGTGGTGGAGATGGAGGACTTAGCCAAGACGGCCCTTCTGATCCAACTACGCCTGAACCAATCACTATTTCACTAAGCTTATCAAGCACAGAAGAGGTCTCAAAAGACTCGCCTGTAGATGTTATTGCAACGGTAAAGCAAGGGAATGCCCCAGTTTCAGGAAAGTCAGTGACTTTTAGTTTAGATCTAACGGATGATGAGATAGCTTATTTTGATGGCAATGGAGTGAGCGCAACTAACAGTGATGGTATTGCCAAAGTAACTTTGTATGCTGGTACAAGTGAAGGTGGCGGCGAAATTTCAGCCTCATTGTCTACTGGTGAAGAGTCAGAGCCAATAGGTTTTAATAGTGCTGGTGATGGTAATGTTGTAACAGGACCACAAGTAAGCGAAATTTTACTTTATGCTAGCAACCAACAGTTGTCATCAAGTGGTGCTCAAGGTGTGTTATTAACTGCAATCGCCAAGAATAGTAATAATGTTTTACTTTCTGGTATCGATATCTCTTTTGTTTCACAACCTTCGGGTTCAATACTTATTCCTAGTTCTGAGGATGGCGTACCAAGTTCAACCACGAACGCTAATGGCCAAGCGACGGCTATATTAACCACAGTAGGTAATCCTGAAAATAGAACAATTGTTGTAACTGCGAGTAATGGCGACATTAGTGATGATGTCAATGTGTATGTTGTTGGTACTGAAGTTCAATTAACCGGTTCCTCTTCTTTAGCATTGGATGATGCTAGTTCGTTTAGTATTAACGTACTTGATTCTGACAGTCGTGGTGTAGCCGATGTTGAAGTTGCGCTAACGTTAGCAAATACACCAACAGGCGGTGTTGCATCATTAGAACTTCCAGCAAGTGTTACTACTGATGCTCAAGGAAAAGCGTTTGTTAATGTAACAGGCCGAACAGGTGGTACTAATGCGATTATTGCAACCGCTTTAGGTGCTACAGCTTCTAAAAATGTTTCTGTGCAGGCCGATTCCTTTACTTTTACTCGCTTTAATAATGGTGATGGGCAATATGTCGACCCTTCAGCCGGTACCGACACTCCTGACGTTTTATTATCAGATACTGCAACGGTGACACTTGACTGGAACCGTTCTGGTGCCCCTGTGGCAGATGGTACCAAAGTTGAGTTTTCTACAACCCGTGGTAGCTTAGCTTCATCATCAGGTGTTATTGCTAATGGACAAGTTTCTGCTTCGTTAACATCAAGTGATGCAGGCAAGGCAATTGTCACCTTTACTGGAACAGATGATAACGTTGAAATTTCTAATCAACTTGAGTTTGAGTTTATTGCCGAAACCGTTGAACGAATTGTCGCTCAAGCTTCGCCGAATTCGATTGGACCTGATGAACAAACGTCGACTATTTCAGTTGTTGCAAGAGATGCTAATGGCAACTTAGTGAAGAACAAAACCATTGTGTTTAACCTAAGTGATGTAACCGGCGGCAGTATTTTCCCCGCTGAGGCGGTGACTGATAGTAACGGTAGTGCATCAACGGTTTACACTTCAAATACGGTGTCAGCTCAAGATGGTATTGAAATTAGTGCTACGGTAAAAGATCAACCATCGGTGACTGATACAGTAACGATGACCGTTGCAGACAGAGAGCTGTTTATTGCTGTTGGTACGGGCAATGAAATAGAAGATAACGATACAACCTATACCAAACGTTTTGTCGCTTTCGTTACTGATGCTGACTCAAACCCTGTAGTAGGTCAAAAAGTGACAGTATCTTCAGTACCTGATGCTTATTACAAAGGCCGTTGGGTACCATTTTACGTAGGTGGTGAATTCCAAGTTTGGACAACCGCAGGAGAGTCTGGGGCTGCGCATGCTGCAAGTGCACATGACAGAGATACCGCAACCTACTTACAAGATACACCACCAATACGTTGTAATAATGAAGATATTAATTTAGATGGCATACTGGATCCAGGTGAAGATACCAATAATAGCGGCACATTAACGCCTGGTAATGTAATTTCTTCATTGCTAACTGTAACAGTTGAAGATGATAATACTGTACCTGTTGAAGCGGTAACTGATAGTGAAGGTAAAGTGTTAATTGATTTAGTGTATGCACAAAGTTATGGTAGTTGGGTAGATATTAACTTGATTGTTTCTGCGAAAGTTGCAGGTACTGAAAGTCATGTGATGACAACCTATACCTTGCCTAATTCTGCTGATGATGTGAACGATGAAGATATTTCACCACCTACTGCTAGTATTGGTATGAGCGGTCCCTTTGGTGAACACTTTTCGTGTGACGGTATTCAGTAA
- a CDS encoding dicarboxylate/amino acid:cation symporter, translating to MTTTKKPFGLTARIIIGMALGIAIGLLLQLLMGKSGDFTLNLGLFEFSFKAFFVDGIFEIGGQIFIASLKMLVVPLVFVSLICGTCSLQDTTKLGRIGGKAISLYMVTTAIAISFAMFMAFIFAPGEGVNMTTSTTFEAKEAPSLAQVFIQMFPTNPFAAFAQGNMLQVIIFALLFGIAIALSGEAGSRVAKMFEDLNVVIMRLVTILMNLAPYGVFCLLAKLFATMDFSVFLNIFAYFMVVFVVLIIHGTVTYSVLLKVLTGLNPLTFLKKMRDAMLFAFSTSSSNATIPVTMETATKKIGANNAISSFTVPLGATINMDGTAIMQGVATVFIAQVFNVDLSITDFLMVILTATLASIGTAGVPGVGLIMLAMVLEQVGLPVEGIALIIGVDRLLDMTRTAVNVTGDCMVTTVVAKSEGQLDESVFENENAGRKIEEIDFHHLKQ from the coding sequence ATGACAACAACTAAAAAACCTTTTGGATTAACGGCGCGTATCATCATCGGTATGGCGCTAGGTATAGCAATAGGCCTTCTTCTTCAATTACTAATGGGAAAGTCTGGCGACTTCACTTTAAATTTAGGCTTATTTGAATTTTCATTTAAAGCTTTTTTCGTCGATGGTATTTTTGAAATTGGCGGTCAGATATTCATCGCAAGTTTAAAAATGTTAGTCGTACCACTCGTTTTTGTTTCACTTATTTGCGGTACTTGTTCTTTACAAGACACCACAAAGCTAGGACGAATTGGTGGTAAAGCAATTAGCTTATATATGGTAACCACAGCGATTGCGATCAGTTTTGCTATGTTCATGGCTTTTATTTTTGCGCCTGGCGAAGGCGTAAATATGACCACCAGCACCACTTTTGAGGCAAAAGAGGCACCGAGTTTAGCGCAAGTATTTATTCAAATGTTCCCGACAAATCCCTTTGCGGCATTTGCACAAGGTAACATGTTACAAGTGATCATTTTCGCTTTGCTCTTTGGCATTGCCATTGCACTTTCAGGTGAAGCTGGCAGTCGCGTAGCTAAAATGTTTGAAGACTTAAATGTTGTTATTATGCGTTTAGTTACCATTTTAATGAACTTAGCTCCATATGGTGTATTTTGTTTACTCGCTAAACTCTTTGCTACCATGGACTTTAGTGTTTTCTTAAATATTTTCGCCTATTTCATGGTTGTTTTTGTCGTGTTAATTATACACGGCACAGTAACGTACTCCGTGTTATTAAAAGTATTAACAGGGCTTAATCCGCTAACGTTTTTAAAGAAAATGCGCGATGCAATGCTTTTTGCTTTTTCTACCTCAAGCAGTAATGCCACTATTCCAGTAACCATGGAAACAGCGACAAAAAAAATTGGTGCTAATAACGCTATTTCATCTTTTACCGTTCCCTTAGGAGCCACGATAAACATGGACGGCACCGCCATTATGCAAGGCGTTGCTACTGTATTTATTGCACAAGTGTTTAACGTTGACTTATCCATTACTGATTTCTTAATGGTTATTTTAACGGCAACGCTAGCCTCAATTGGTACCGCAGGCGTTCCAGGTGTAGGATTAATCATGTTAGCTATGGTGCTTGAACAAGTTGGGTTACCGGTTGAAGGTATCGCATTAATAATTGGTGTAGATCGTCTCTTAGACATGACACGTACAGCAGTTAATGTTACTGGTGACTGTATGGTTACTACCGTTGTTGCGAAATCTGAAGGTCAGCTGGATGAATCAGTTTTTGAGAACGAAAATGCAGGTCGAAAAATTGAAGAAATCGACTTCCACCACTTAAAACAATAA
- a CDS encoding class I SAM-dependent methyltransferase, protein MEANFWHKCWERNTLGFHQVEYHPLLERVVLPELLKDECSTKQHVGVWPNKRVLVPLSGKSDDMIWFAEYANVVGSELSKIACQDFFKEKQLNIQPKRDGDFFVYRHENISLWQGDFFSLTTDLIGEFDWIYDRAALIALPETMQQSYVNQLKNFINPHTTLFLLTLEFPTDEMSGPPFPVDELRVSELFSDHSVTCLHAQTLLDKRFAQRVFDVSHLVEKLYLITQS, encoded by the coding sequence ATGGAAGCAAACTTTTGGCATAAATGCTGGGAGCGTAATACCCTAGGATTTCATCAGGTAGAGTATCATCCTTTACTTGAGCGGGTCGTATTGCCTGAACTATTAAAGGATGAGTGTTCAACAAAACAACACGTAGGTGTCTGGCCTAACAAACGTGTACTTGTGCCTTTATCTGGTAAATCAGATGATATGATCTGGTTTGCTGAATACGCCAATGTAGTAGGCTCAGAATTAAGTAAAATTGCTTGCCAAGATTTTTTCAAAGAAAAGCAACTTAATATCCAGCCTAAGCGTGACGGTGATTTTTTTGTTTATCGCCATGAAAATATCAGTTTATGGCAAGGTGATTTTTTCTCATTAACCACAGACTTAATAGGTGAGTTTGATTGGATATATGATAGAGCCGCACTCATTGCATTACCTGAAACTATGCAGCAGTCTTATGTTAATCAACTAAAGAATTTCATAAACCCTCACACCACGTTATTTTTATTAACGTTAGAATTCCCTACTGATGAAATGTCTGGTCCGCCTTTCCCTGTTGATGAGCTGAGAGTCTCTGAGTTATTTTCTGATCACAGTGTTACTTGTTTACATGCACAAACATTACTAGATAAACGCTTTGCTCAGCGTGTGTTTGACGTTAGTCATTTAGTGGAAAAGCTTTATTTGATCACGCAAAGCTAA
- the sohB gene encoding protease SohB yields MEFIYDYGLFLAKTITFVLAFAGIVAIIAASAMKQAQKRGELEVTDISEQLKEVEEEVTHHLLSKEALKEKEKQNKKNAKLKAKEAKKSQSDSEEPTKPRLFVIDFKGSIDAKEVSALREEITAVLMVATERDEVLVTLESGGGMAHCYGLAASQLARIKQANIPLTISVDKVAASGGYMMACVADKIVSAPFAILGSIGVIAQIPNFNKVLKKNDVDFEQLTAGEYKRTLTMFGENTDKGREKFKEELEEMHELFKEHITEHRPTLDVESVATGETWLGKKAITVNLIDELITSDDYIYQANQNRKVIGIKYAVKKGLAEKLSKAASLSIDNAISKLWQHNRIFPS; encoded by the coding sequence TTGGAATTTATATACGATTATGGATTGTTTTTAGCGAAAACCATTACTTTTGTCTTAGCGTTCGCTGGTATTGTTGCCATTATTGCCGCTTCTGCGATGAAGCAAGCTCAGAAGAGAGGCGAATTAGAAGTTACTGATATTTCAGAACAATTAAAAGAAGTGGAAGAAGAAGTTACTCATCACTTACTCAGCAAAGAAGCGTTAAAAGAAAAAGAAAAGCAAAACAAAAAAAACGCAAAGTTAAAAGCAAAAGAAGCGAAAAAATCACAGTCTGATAGTGAAGAGCCAACAAAGCCTCGCTTGTTTGTCATTGATTTTAAGGGCAGTATTGATGCGAAAGAAGTGTCAGCATTACGTGAAGAAATAACCGCTGTGTTGATGGTTGCTACAGAGCGAGATGAGGTGTTAGTAACCTTGGAAAGTGGTGGCGGTATGGCACATTGTTATGGTTTAGCAGCATCACAGCTAGCTAGAATTAAACAAGCCAACATACCGTTAACGATTTCAGTCGATAAAGTGGCTGCCAGTGGTGGTTATATGATGGCATGCGTTGCAGATAAAATAGTGAGTGCGCCTTTCGCGATTCTTGGCTCTATAGGTGTTATCGCTCAAATACCTAATTTTAATAAAGTATTAAAGAAAAATGATGTTGATTTTGAACAGTTAACTGCGGGCGAATATAAACGCACACTTACCATGTTTGGTGAAAATACCGATAAAGGCAGAGAAAAGTTTAAAGAAGAGCTTGAAGAAATGCATGAGCTCTTTAAAGAACATATTACTGAGCATCGCCCAACGTTAGATGTAGAAAGTGTCGCAACAGGAGAAACATGGTTGGGTAAAAAAGCGATCACCGTGAATTTAATCGATGAACTGATCACCAGTGATGATTATATTTATCAGGCGAATCAAAATCGTAAAGTGATCGGCATAAAATACGCGGTTAAAAAAGGTTTAGCAGAAAAGTTATCTAAAGCAGCGTCATTATCAATAGATAATGCGATTAGTAAGCTTTGGCAACACAATCGTATTTTTCCTAGTTAA